In one window of Pseudomonas putida DNA:
- a CDS encoding nitrite/sulfite reductase — MYVYDEYDQRIIEDRVKQFRDQTRRYLAGELSEEEFRPLRLQNGLYIQRFAPMLRVAVPYGQLNARQVRMLAKIARDYDKGYAHISTRQNVQFNWPALEDIPDILAELATVQMHAIQTSGNCLRNTTTDQFAGVAADELIDPRPWCEIVRQWTTFHPEFAYLPRKFKIAINGSKEDRAAIEVHDIGLEPVRNAAGELGFRVLVGGGLGRTPVVGSFINEFLPWQDLISYLDAILRVYNRYGRRDNKYKARIKILVKALTPEVFAEKVEAEMAHLRGGNSTLTEAEVQRVSRHFIDPEYQALDNVDYSALDQEHPGFARWRSRNTRAHKKPGYVAVTLSLKPTGVAPGDLTDKQLDAVADLAERYSFGFLRTSHEQNIILADVEQRQLHALWLELREGGFATPNIGLLTDIICCPGGDFCSLANAKSIPIAESIQRRFDDLDYLFDIGELDLNISGCMNACGHHHVGHIGILGVDKKGEEFYQVSLGGNAARDASLGKILGPSFAQDDMADVIEKLINVYVEQRNEDERFIDTYQRIGIDPFKERVYAANH; from the coding sequence ATGTACGTATACGACGAGTACGATCAGCGGATCATCGAGGACCGCGTCAAGCAGTTCCGTGATCAGACCCGCCGCTACCTGGCCGGTGAGCTGAGCGAAGAAGAATTCCGCCCTCTGCGCCTGCAGAACGGCCTCTACATCCAACGTTTCGCCCCGATGCTGCGCGTCGCCGTGCCCTACGGCCAGTTGAACGCGCGCCAGGTCCGCATGCTGGCCAAGATTGCCCGCGACTACGACAAGGGCTACGCGCACATCTCCACCCGCCAGAACGTGCAGTTCAACTGGCCTGCGCTGGAAGACATCCCGGACATCCTGGCTGAACTGGCCACCGTGCAGATGCACGCGATCCAGACCAGCGGCAACTGCCTGCGCAACACCACCACCGACCAGTTTGCCGGCGTTGCCGCAGACGAGCTGATCGATCCACGCCCCTGGTGTGAGATCGTCCGCCAGTGGACCACCTTCCACCCGGAATTTGCCTACCTGCCGCGCAAGTTCAAGATTGCGATCAACGGTTCGAAGGAAGACCGCGCGGCCATCGAAGTGCACGACATCGGCCTTGAGCCTGTGCGCAACGCAGCTGGCGAGCTGGGCTTCCGCGTGCTGGTCGGTGGCGGCCTGGGCCGCACGCCGGTGGTCGGTTCGTTCATCAATGAGTTCCTGCCCTGGCAGGACCTGATCAGCTACCTCGACGCCATCCTGCGCGTGTACAACCGTTACGGCCGTCGTGACAACAAGTACAAGGCGCGGATCAAGATCCTGGTCAAGGCCCTGACGCCAGAAGTGTTCGCCGAGAAGGTCGAGGCCGAAATGGCCCACCTGCGTGGCGGCAACAGCACCCTGACCGAAGCAGAAGTCCAGCGCGTCTCGCGTCACTTCATCGACCCCGAGTACCAGGCCCTCGACAATGTCGACTACAGCGCCCTGGACCAGGAGCACCCAGGGTTCGCCCGCTGGCGTTCGCGCAACACCCGTGCGCACAAAAAGCCTGGCTATGTGGCCGTGACCCTGTCGCTCAAACCTACCGGCGTCGCTCCTGGCGACCTGACCGACAAGCAGCTCGATGCCGTGGCGGACCTCGCCGAGCGCTACAGCTTCGGCTTCCTGCGCACCTCGCACGAGCAGAACATCATCCTCGCCGACGTCGAGCAGCGCCAGCTGCACGCACTGTGGCTGGAACTGCGTGAAGGCGGTTTCGCCACGCCCAACATCGGCCTGCTGACCGACATCATCTGCTGCCCAGGCGGCGACTTCTGCTCGCTGGCCAATGCCAAGTCGATCCCGATCGCCGAATCCATCCAGCGCCGCTTCGACGACCTGGACTACCTGTTCGACATCGGCGAGCTGGACCTCAACATTTCCGGCTGCATGAACGCCTGCGGCCACCACCACGTGGGCCACATCGGCATCCTCGGCGTGGACAAGAAAGGCGAGGAGTTCTACCAGGTTTCGCTGGGCGGCAACGCCGCGCGCGATGCGAGCCTGGGCAAGATTCTCGGCCCCTCCTTCGCCCAGGACGACATGGCTGACGTGATCGAGAAGCTGATCAACGTGTACGTCGAGCAGCGCAACGAAGACGAGCGCTTCATCGACACCTACCAGCGTATCGGCATCGACCCATTCAAGGAACGCGTCTATGCAGCGAATCATTAA
- the mqo gene encoding malate dehydrogenase (quinone) yields MNRGIAFKPALAGLALAFGLTAVQAAESKRVDVLLVGGGIMSSTLAVWLNELEPGWSMEMIERLDKVAEESSNGWNNAGTGHSALAELNYTPEKDGKIDISKAVEINESFQVTRQFLAWQVKQGVLKNPRSFINATPHMSFVWGDDNIRFLRKRYEALQASPLFKPMQYSEDNAQIAKWVPLMMEGRDPNQKLAVTWTPIGTDVNFGEITRQYVTYLQTRPNFDLKLSSEVQDITRNDDGSWHVEYKNLKDGSTSAIDAKFLFIGAGGAALPLLQKSGISEAKEYAGFPVGGSFLVTENAAIAERHMAKAYGIASTGAPPMSVPHLDTRVLDGKRVILFGPFATFSTKFLKEGSLLDLFGSMTLHNSWPMVRVGVREFDLVQYLIGQVMQSDDDRFAALQTYFPHAKKEDWRLWQAGQRVQIIKNDPEQGGVLKLGTEVVTSADGTIAGLLGASPGASTAPPIMLDLLRKVFKDKVASPPWQEKLHQIIPSYGLKLNEHPDKVQEEWDYTNEVLQLQPLTSPAG; encoded by the coding sequence ATGAACAGAGGAATCGCATTCAAACCGGCCCTGGCGGGCCTGGCCTTGGCCTTTGGCCTCACGGCCGTACAGGCCGCCGAGAGCAAGCGGGTCGATGTGCTGCTGGTGGGCGGCGGGATCATGAGCTCCACGCTGGCCGTGTGGCTCAACGAGCTCGAGCCCGGTTGGTCGATGGAGATGATCGAGCGGCTGGACAAGGTCGCCGAGGAAAGCTCAAACGGTTGGAACAACGCCGGTACCGGGCATTCGGCGCTGGCCGAGCTGAACTACACCCCTGAAAAGGACGGCAAGATCGACATCAGCAAGGCGGTGGAGATCAACGAGTCGTTTCAGGTCACCCGGCAGTTTCTCGCCTGGCAGGTCAAGCAGGGGGTACTGAAGAACCCACGTTCGTTCATCAACGCCACACCGCACATGAGCTTTGTCTGGGGCGATGACAATATCCGTTTCCTGCGCAAGCGCTACGAGGCGCTGCAGGCCAGCCCGCTGTTCAAGCCCATGCAGTATTCGGAAGACAACGCGCAGATCGCCAAGTGGGTGCCGTTGATGATGGAGGGGCGCGACCCGAACCAGAAGCTTGCGGTGACCTGGACGCCGATCGGCACAGACGTCAATTTCGGCGAGATCACCCGTCAGTACGTGACGTACCTGCAGACCCGCCCCAACTTCGACCTCAAGCTCTCCAGCGAAGTGCAGGACATCACCCGCAACGACGACGGCTCGTGGCATGTGGAGTACAAGAACCTCAAGGATGGCAGCACGTCGGCCATCGATGCCAAGTTCCTGTTCATCGGTGCCGGTGGCGCGGCGCTGCCTCTGTTGCAGAAGTCAGGCATCTCCGAGGCGAAGGAGTACGCAGGTTTCCCGGTGGGGGGATCGTTCCTGGTGACCGAGAACGCTGCCATTGCCGAGCGTCACATGGCCAAGGCCTATGGCATCGCCTCGACGGGGGCGCCGCCGATGTCGGTGCCGCATCTGGATACGCGGGTGCTCGATGGCAAGCGGGTGATTCTGTTCGGGCCGTTTGCAACCTTCTCGACCAAGTTTCTCAAGGAAGGCTCGCTGCTCGACCTGTTCGGCAGCATGACGCTACACAACAGTTGGCCGATGGTGCGTGTCGGGGTCCGCGAGTTCGACCTGGTGCAGTACCTGATCGGCCAGGTCATGCAATCGGACGACGACCGCTTCGCTGCGCTGCAGACCTACTTCCCCCATGCCAAGAAAGAAGACTGGCGCCTGTGGCAGGCTGGGCAGCGCGTACAGATCATCAAGAACGACCCTGAGCAGGGCGGGGTGCTCAAGCTTGGCACCGAGGTCGTGACCTCCGCCGACGGCACCATTGCCGGCCTGCTGGGTGCCTCGCCGGGCGCCTCGACCGCGCCACCGATCATGCTCGACCTGTTGCGCAAGGTGTTCAAGGACAAGGTCGCTTCACCACCCTGGCAGGAGAAGCTGCACCAGATCATCCCAAGCTACGGGCTCAAGTTGAACGAGCATCCTGACAAGGTGCAGGAGGAGTGGGACTACACCAATGAAGTGTTGCAACTGCAGCCTCTGACTTCGCCAGCGGGCTGA
- a CDS encoding RidA family protein, whose amino-acid sequence MSDRTPIIPASQQKLAERAGYLPALKVGNTLYLAGQVGRTADLQVIADPRQQFHAAWENLRDVLAAAGCDFADVVELTTYHVGLREHMAVFREVKDALFPRGTCPWTCIGVSELAHDGLLVEIKCVAVGRQG is encoded by the coding sequence ATGAGCGACCGCACTCCGATCATTCCCGCTTCCCAGCAGAAACTTGCCGAACGTGCCGGTTATCTGCCGGCCTTGAAGGTCGGTAATACGTTGTATCTGGCAGGTCAGGTGGGGCGTACGGCGGATCTGCAGGTCATTGCCGACCCGCGGCAGCAGTTTCACGCGGCGTGGGAAAACCTGAGGGACGTGCTGGCGGCTGCCGGTTGTGATTTCGCGGATGTGGTGGAACTGACCACTTATCATGTCGGCTTGCGCGAGCACATGGCGGTGTTTCGTGAGGTCAAGGACGCGCTGTTCCCGCGGGGTACCTGCCCCTGGACCTGTATTGGTGTCAGCGAACTGGCCCATGACGGGCTGCTGGTGGAGATCAAGTGCGTGGCGGTTGGGCGCCAGGGGTGA
- a CDS encoding DUF2970 domain-containing protein, with product MDDSSQGKPPTFWQMLHSILAAAFGVQSGKNRARDFTHGKASHFIVMGVMFTLVFILVLVGLVQLAMHLTGR from the coding sequence ATGGACGATTCCAGCCAAGGCAAGCCACCCACCTTCTGGCAGATGCTGCACAGCATCCTGGCTGCCGCCTTCGGCGTGCAGAGCGGCAAGAACCGCGCGCGCGACTTCACCCACGGCAAGGCCAGCCACTTCATCGTGATGGGGGTGATGTTCACCCTGGTGTTCATCCTGGTGCTGGTGGGGCTGGTGCAGTTGGCGATGCATCTGACGGGGCGGTGA
- a CDS encoding saccharopine dehydrogenase family protein has translation MKKNVLIIGAGGVAKVVAHKCAQHNDELGRIAIASRNISKCQAIIDSVKAKGSLKVPADIQAFSLNALDVEATKALIRETESQIVINVGSAFLNMSVLRACIDTGVAYLDTAIHEEPGKICETPPWYGNYEWKHLEECQQKNITAILGVGFDPGVVNSYAKLAQQQYFDRIDSIDILDVNAGSHGKYFATNFDPEINFREFTGQVWSWQNSQWTSNTMFEVKRTDDLPVVGSQNLYLTGHDEVHSISKNLNVPNVRFWMSFGEHYINVFTVLKNLGLLSEQPVKTAEGLEVVPLKVVKAVLPDPASLAPGYTGKTCIGDLVKGTKDGQAREVFIYNVADHEEAYAETDSQGISYTAGVPPVAAALLVARGEWDAGRMVNVEELPAEPFLKALDVMGLPTRVKDEKGDRPWDAEA, from the coding sequence TTGAAGAAGAACGTTCTTATCATTGGTGCAGGAGGTGTCGCCAAGGTGGTGGCCCACAAGTGCGCACAGCATAACGACGAACTCGGTCGTATTGCGATTGCGTCACGGAACATCTCCAAATGCCAGGCCATCATCGACAGCGTCAAGGCTAAGGGTAGCCTCAAGGTACCCGCAGACATCCAGGCCTTCTCGCTCAACGCCCTCGATGTCGAGGCGACCAAGGCACTGATCCGCGAGACCGAATCGCAGATCGTGATCAACGTCGGTTCCGCCTTCCTCAACATGTCGGTGCTGCGTGCCTGCATCGATACCGGTGTCGCCTATCTCGATACCGCGATTCACGAAGAACCGGGCAAGATCTGCGAAACCCCGCCCTGGTATGGCAACTACGAGTGGAAGCATCTCGAGGAGTGCCAGCAGAAGAACATTACCGCCATTCTCGGTGTCGGCTTCGACCCGGGTGTGGTGAACAGCTACGCAAAACTCGCGCAGCAGCAGTATTTCGACCGCATTGATTCGATCGACATTCTCGACGTCAATGCCGGTTCCCACGGCAAGTACTTCGCCACCAACTTCGACCCGGAAATCAACTTCCGTGAGTTCACCGGGCAGGTATGGAGCTGGCAGAACAGCCAGTGGACCAGCAACACCATGTTCGAGGTCAAGCGCACCGACGACCTCCCGGTGGTGGGTTCGCAGAACCTCTACCTGACCGGGCACGATGAAGTACATTCGATCTCGAAGAATCTGAACGTACCCAATGTGCGTTTCTGGATGAGCTTCGGCGAACACTACATCAACGTGTTCACCGTGCTGAAGAACCTCGGCCTGCTCTCCGAGCAGCCGGTCAAGACCGCCGAAGGCCTTGAAGTCGTGCCGCTGAAAGTGGTCAAGGCCGTACTGCCCGATCCGGCTTCCCTGGCTCCGGGCTACACCGGCAAGACCTGCATCGGCGATCTGGTCAAAGGCACCAAGGACGGCCAGGCACGCGAAGTGTTCATCTACAACGTCGCCGACCACGAAGAAGCCTACGCCGAGACCGACAGCCAGGGCATCTCGTACACCGCTGGCGTGCCACCAGTGGCCGCAGCCCTGCTGGTCGCCCGCGGCGAGTGGGATGCAGGGCGCATGGTCAACGTCGAGGAACTGCCCGCCGAGCCGTTCCTCAAGGCGCTGGACGTGATGGGCCTGCCGACCCGCGTCAAGGATGAAAAAGGCGATCGTCCCTGGGACGCTGAAGCCTAA
- a CDS encoding DUF934 domain-containing protein yields MQRIIKNNQLIDETWHLLPKETSFDELTNCDDYIVPLQLWRDHAHALKARDGGLGVWLDSDEEAEEIGEDVQHFQVIALNFPAFTDGRNYSNARLLRDRYQYKGELRAIGDVLRDQLFYMARCGFDAFAIRADKDPEDALQSLKDFSVTYQGATDEPLPLFRRR; encoded by the coding sequence ATGCAGCGAATCATTAAGAACAACCAGCTCATCGACGAAACCTGGCACCTGCTGCCCAAGGAAACCTCGTTCGACGAGCTGACCAACTGCGACGACTACATCGTTCCACTGCAGCTGTGGCGCGACCATGCCCATGCCCTCAAGGCCCGCGACGGCGGCCTGGGCGTGTGGCTGGACAGCGACGAAGAAGCCGAGGAAATCGGCGAGGACGTCCAGCACTTCCAGGTCATCGCCCTGAACTTCCCGGCCTTCACCGACGGGCGCAACTACTCCAATGCGCGCCTGCTGCGTGATCGCTACCAGTACAAGGGCGAGCTGCGTGCCATTGGCGACGTACTGCGCGACCAACTGTTCTACATGGCCCGCTGCGGCTTCGATGCCTTCGCCATCCGTGCCGACAAGGACCCGGAAGACGCGTTGCAGAGCCTGAAGGACTTCTCGGTAACCTACCAGGGTGCCACCGACGAGCCGCTGCCGCTGTTCCGCCGCCGCTGA
- a CDS encoding putative DNA modification/repair radical SAM protein codes for MQLIAKLGILADAAKYDASCASSGAPKRSSRGRDGLGATDGMGICHSYTPDGRCVSLLKVLLTNFCLYDCQYCVNRRSSNVPRARFSPEEVVRLTLDFYRRNCISGLFLSSGIIRSADYTMEQLNRVARLLREEHGFRGYIHLKTIPDADPLLIEEAGRLADRLSVNVELPTEASLKRLAPEKQAHTIRQAMGVIHHGQQAVAGEPRAPRFTPAGQSTQVIVGADATDDRTLLRNAESLYQGYGLKRVYYSAFSPIPDSPNSVPLAAPPLLREHRLYQADFLMRGYGYKAGELLGQAGNLALDIDPKLAWALANREVFPLDLNRAEPALLARIPGIGLRSVQRLVALRRERRIRYDDLIQLRCVLEKARPFIVTSDYRPAQAELRSGLLRQRLREPQAPVQMGLWA; via the coding sequence ATGCAACTCATCGCCAAGCTCGGCATTCTCGCCGACGCCGCCAAATACGATGCATCCTGCGCCAGCAGCGGCGCGCCCAAGCGCAGCTCGCGGGGGCGTGACGGGCTTGGCGCCACCGATGGCATGGGCATCTGCCACAGCTATACCCCTGACGGGCGCTGCGTGTCGCTGCTCAAGGTGCTGCTCACCAACTTTTGCCTGTACGACTGCCAGTACTGCGTCAATCGCCGCTCCAGCAACGTGCCTCGCGCACGCTTCAGCCCCGAGGAAGTGGTGCGCCTGACCCTCGACTTCTACCGGCGCAACTGCATCAGCGGGCTGTTCCTGAGCTCGGGCATCATCCGCTCGGCCGACTACACCATGGAGCAGTTGAACCGCGTTGCCAGGCTGCTGCGCGAAGAGCACGGTTTCCGCGGCTACATCCACCTCAAGACCATCCCCGACGCCGACCCGCTGCTGATCGAAGAAGCCGGGCGCCTGGCCGACCGGCTGAGCGTCAACGTCGAGCTGCCCACCGAGGCCAGCCTCAAGCGCCTGGCGCCGGAGAAACAAGCACACACCATCCGCCAGGCCATGGGCGTGATTCACCACGGCCAGCAGGCCGTGGCCGGCGAACCGCGGGCGCCGCGTTTCACGCCGGCCGGCCAGAGCACCCAGGTAATCGTCGGTGCCGATGCCACCGACGACCGCACCCTGCTGCGCAACGCCGAATCGCTGTACCAGGGCTATGGCCTCAAGCGCGTGTACTACTCCGCCTTCAGCCCGATCCCGGACAGCCCGAACAGCGTGCCCCTGGCCGCACCGCCGCTGCTGCGCGAGCACCGCCTGTACCAGGCCGACTTCCTGATGCGTGGCTACGGCTACAAGGCCGGCGAGCTGCTCGGCCAAGCCGGTAACCTGGCGTTGGACATCGACCCCAAGCTGGCCTGGGCCCTGGCCAACCGCGAGGTCTTTCCGCTGGACCTGAACCGCGCCGAGCCCGCCCTGCTCGCCCGCATTCCCGGTATCGGCCTGCGCAGCGTACAGCGGCTGGTGGCGCTGCGACGCGAGCGGCGGATCCGCTACGACGATCTGATCCAACTGCGCTGCGTGCTGGAAAAGGCCCGGCCGTTCATCGTCACCAGCGATTACCGCCCGGCCCAGGCCGAACTGCGCAGCGGCTTGCTGCGCCAACGCCTGCGCGAACCGCAGGCACCGGTGCAGATGGGGCTATGGGCTTGA
- a CDS encoding ABC transporter substrate-binding protein has protein sequence MVIRTLCRSLCLGLPLVANAQAASVAFLNPGLSDETFWVGYSRFMQAAADDLGMDLRVEYGERQAERLLEQARAILQGEHKPDYLVLVNEQYVAPEIMRLSQGSGVKLLLVNNGLTEGQAEAIQAQPGKYAPLLGSLVGNDEQAGYQMLHDLVASLPPTGEPIELLAFSGISTTPASQLREQGMQRALAEFPHVRLRQLVYGGWSRQRAFEQAKLLLQRYPRVRLVWSANDQMAFGAMQAFEAAGLVPGRDVLFSAVNSSPEALQARVDGRLSVLMGGHFSLGGWAMVMLHDDARGLAMDRDGQHLYRLPVLQAIDAVKAQRWLELSGRKGYGIDFRRYSAEGRGTDYRYPFLTSPVDY, from the coding sequence ATGGTCATCAGGACGCTGTGCCGCAGCCTGTGCCTGGGTCTGCCGCTGGTGGCAAACGCCCAAGCCGCTTCGGTGGCTTTTCTCAATCCCGGGTTGTCCGATGAGACGTTCTGGGTTGGCTATTCGCGTTTCATGCAAGCGGCGGCCGACGACCTGGGCATGGATCTGCGCGTGGAGTACGGCGAGCGCCAGGCCGAGCGGCTACTGGAGCAGGCGCGGGCGATCCTGCAGGGTGAGCACAAGCCCGACTACCTGGTGCTGGTCAACGAGCAGTATGTGGCGCCAGAGATCATGCGCCTGTCGCAGGGCAGCGGGGTCAAGCTGTTGTTGGTCAACAACGGCCTGACCGAGGGGCAGGCCGAGGCGATTCAGGCACAGCCGGGCAAGTACGCGCCGCTGCTCGGCTCACTGGTCGGCAATGACGAACAGGCGGGATACCAGATGCTGCACGACCTGGTCGCCAGCCTGCCCCCAACAGGCGAACCGATCGAGCTGCTGGCGTTTTCCGGCATCAGCACCACGCCTGCTTCGCAACTGCGCGAGCAAGGCATGCAGCGGGCGTTGGCCGAGTTTCCGCACGTACGCTTGCGCCAGCTGGTGTATGGCGGCTGGAGCCGCCAACGGGCCTTCGAGCAGGCCAAGTTGCTGCTGCAGCGCTATCCGCGGGTGCGCCTGGTGTGGTCGGCGAACGACCAGATGGCGTTCGGTGCAATGCAGGCGTTCGAGGCGGCTGGCCTGGTGCCGGGGCGCGATGTGTTGTTCAGCGCGGTCAACAGTTCGCCCGAGGCCTTGCAGGCGCGCGTGGATGGGCGGCTGAGCGTGCTCATGGGCGGGCATTTCAGCCTGGGCGGCTGGGCCATGGTGATGCTGCATGACGACGCCCGGGGCCTGGCGATGGACCGTGACGGGCAACACCTGTACCGCCTGCCAGTGCTGCAGGCCATCGATGCGGTGAAGGCGCAGCGCTGGCTGGAACTGAGCGGCCGCAAAGGCTATGGCATCGACTTTCGCCGCTACAGCGCAGAGGGGCGGGGCACCGACTATCGCTACCCGTTCCTGACGTCACCCGTCGATTATTGA
- a CDS encoding TIGR03915 family putative DNA repair protein, producing the protein MGLIALDCDDLFGTWRDQARALLGHGIDPAEVTWGQGPMDDLLAIPTPLPQGPGPFRARVPAALLAQLEQAARYRGEQRWNLLYEVLWRVAHGDRTAMLAGDRLGSELQRRIKQVSREAHHLHAFVRFVPLPEAVAERLQLDLVAYHEPAHDILESASGHFADRLGRQRWLIATPTDGIRFDGSELDYRRQCPREWVDWARHAEDPGAELWRTYYRSTFNPARLNPDALRLHMPGRFWRHLPEGMLIPQLEGLARQGKQRDGQALEVGLQRGKRVGR; encoded by the coding sequence ATGGGCTTGATCGCGCTGGATTGCGACGACCTGTTCGGCACCTGGCGCGACCAGGCACGGGCGCTGCTCGGCCATGGCATCGACCCGGCCGAGGTGACCTGGGGCCAGGGGCCGATGGACGACCTGCTGGCCATTCCCACGCCTTTGCCACAAGGGCCCGGCCCCTTCCGTGCGCGGGTGCCGGCGGCCTTGTTGGCACAACTCGAGCAGGCCGCTCGCTATCGCGGCGAACAACGCTGGAACCTGCTGTACGAAGTCCTCTGGCGTGTCGCCCATGGCGATCGCACCGCAATGCTCGCCGGCGACCGCCTGGGCAGCGAGTTGCAGCGGCGTATCAAGCAGGTCTCTCGCGAGGCGCATCACCTGCACGCCTTCGTGCGCTTCGTGCCGTTGCCGGAAGCGGTCGCCGAGCGCCTGCAACTGGACCTGGTGGCCTACCACGAACCTGCCCATGACATCCTTGAAAGCGCCAGTGGCCATTTTGCCGACCGCCTCGGGCGCCAGCGCTGGCTGATCGCAACGCCCACCGATGGCATACGTTTCGACGGCAGCGAGCTCGACTACCGTCGGCAGTGTCCCCGTGAATGGGTGGACTGGGCGCGCCATGCCGAAGATCCCGGCGCCGAGCTGTGGCGTACCTACTACCGCTCCACCTTCAACCCGGCGCGGCTGAACCCTGATGCCCTGCGCCTGCACATGCCGGGGCGTTTCTGGCGCCACCTGCCCGAGGGCATGCTCATTCCCCAGCTCGAAGGTTTGGCGCGCCAAGGCAAGCAACGCGACGGGCAGGCACTGGAGGTTGGCTTGCAACGTGGCAAGCGGGTCGGGCGCTGA